In bacterium, a single window of DNA contains:
- a CDS encoding DUF1697 domain-containing protein, producing MDRLKKSFEALGFAGVKTLLASGNVLFTATAASESTLVSKIEKKLAADFGRDIGVLVRKIEELRRLAEAAPFAGIRITPQTRLFVTFLSEKNKSSLKIPYETPDKNCRIIRANDREVCSVLTSYQTVDLMSMLEKEYGRKVTTRNWNTIEKILKASRAA from the coding sequence ATGGACAGACTGAAGAAGTCGTTCGAAGCCCTGGGATTTGCCGGGGTCAAAACGTTACTGGCCAGCGGCAATGTGCTTTTTACCGCGACCGCTGCGAGCGAGAGCACACTGGTGAGCAAGATCGAAAAGAAGCTGGCAGCGGATTTCGGGCGTGATATCGGTGTACTCGTCCGCAAGATTGAAGAGCTACGGCGTCTGGCCGAGGCTGCGCCTTTCGCGGGGATCAGAATCACCCCGCAGACGCGGTTGTTTGTGACCTTTCTTTCGGAGAAAAACAAGAGCAGTCTGAAGATTCCGTATGAAACTCCTGACAAGAATTGCAGAATCATTCGTGCGAACGACCGCGAGGTGTGCAGTGTCTTGACGAGCTACCAGACGGTTGATCTCATGAGCATGCTGGAAAAGGAATATGGGCGGAAGGTGACGACCCGGAACTGGAACACCATTGAGAAGATCCTGAAGGCGAGCCGGGCCGCATGA
- a CDS encoding YdeI/OmpD-associated family protein — MHKTDVPILSFKSQRDWANWLAKQHAASNGIWLRFFKKDSGVASVTYAEALDEALCYGWIDGRLDPYDEKSWLRRFTPRRPRSPWSKRNIEHVNRLTAAGRMKPAGLQEAEAAKKDGRWDKAYDPQGAMEMPADFLQALAKDKKAKAFFESLNRANHYAIAWRLQTAKRPETRARRMQAILAMLKKGEKFHG; from the coding sequence ATGCACAAAACGGATGTGCCGATCCTTTCATTCAAGTCGCAAAGAGACTGGGCAAACTGGCTGGCCAAGCAGCATGCGGCTTCCAACGGTATCTGGCTGCGCTTTTTCAAGAAGGACTCAGGCGTGGCCTCGGTGACGTATGCCGAAGCTTTGGATGAGGCATTGTGTTACGGTTGGATCGACGGCCGGCTCGATCCTTACGATGAAAAATCGTGGCTGCGCCGCTTCACGCCGCGCCGGCCCAGAAGCCCGTGGTCCAAGCGAAACATCGAACACGTCAACCGCCTGACTGCCGCCGGCAGAATGAAGCCCGCCGGTCTCCAAGAAGCGGAAGCGGCAAAAAAGGACGGCCGCTGGGACAAGGCCTACGATCCGCAAGGGGCGATGGAGATGCCGGCGGATTTTCTCCAAGCCCTGGCGAAGGACAAGAAGGCGAAAGCGTTTTTTGAATCGCTGAACCGGGCGAATCACTACGCGATCGCGTGGCGGCTGCAGACCGCCAAGCGGCCCGAAACGCGGGCGCGGCGCATGCAGGCGATTCTGGCAATGCTCAAGAAGGGAGAGAAGTTTCATGGTTGA
- a CDS encoding Ig-like domain-containing protein has translation MRVENACFAPPLVFLLLVCCALHGQTVISDSTYPPANWSETVVTTFGASETHTQRTTGGNPGAFRFMEHILPAPPGPSDLTRVEVTHIYDGDAYLPLEAIDHIDYAEDIRLLDLPWNQAFIRSFPAIRQSGRIFRANVFLQVVADTLWHSGTLTGLTASSFTALDGSGDHPDFSDGGDFLYFGFLRLSSRGATQPPLPPNQDLIYRHGSDNFTVTIHNTPPPNQPPVARADDYLYLDYFFNSNKTLRVLQNDSDPEGDPIRVLSVSEPAFGGTIESFNDTSITYSHDGLLSANLETDFFLYKITDGLNQSLDAFVTMHFCLCPLECLALFLPPPALRTAAGSVIAAAIVDTLEVDLFRRFRDETLLATQTGTRFVNLYYRTAPEVMPLLLFDRSAIGMQAVRALAMMQPPLRNLLEGDGSALVTQTLIDSVSAFLDSLRAVASDSLRDSLNVELARLGPLQQLVGLSVAQAVAMALGSRTRVDDTRLAKPQEFVLKQNYPNPFNPATEIRYHLPRATPVELAVFDVQGRKVRTLVEGRQSAGEKAVVWDGADDHDRAVPSGIYFCRLSAGAFRETKKMILLQ, from the coding sequence ATGCGAGTTGAAAACGCCTGCTTTGCGCCGCCCCTGGTTTTCCTCCTCTTGGTTTGCTGCGCCCTTCACGGTCAAACCGTCATCTCCGACAGCACCTACCCGCCCGCCAACTGGAGTGAGACGGTAGTCACAACCTTCGGTGCGAGCGAGACTCACACGCAGCGAACCACCGGCGGCAATCCCGGCGCCTTTCGTTTCATGGAGCACATCCTGCCGGCGCCGCCGGGCCCCAGTGATTTGACGCGAGTCGAAGTCACACACATCTATGACGGCGATGCATATCTCCCCTTGGAGGCGATCGACCACATTGACTATGCCGAGGACATCAGACTGCTCGATTTGCCCTGGAATCAGGCGTTCATTCGCAGCTTTCCGGCTATCCGGCAATCCGGCAGAATTTTTCGCGCCAACGTTTTTTTGCAGGTGGTTGCCGATACTTTGTGGCACAGCGGAACCCTAACCGGTTTGACCGCCAGCAGCTTCACGGCGCTCGACGGCTCCGGTGATCACCCTGATTTCTCCGACGGCGGCGATTTTCTCTACTTTGGTTTTTTGCGCCTCAGCTCGCGCGGCGCCACCCAGCCGCCGCTTCCTCCCAATCAAGATTTGATCTACCGGCACGGTAGCGACAATTTCACGGTGACCATTCACAACACGCCGCCGCCCAACCAGCCGCCGGTCGCGCGCGCGGATGATTATCTCTATCTGGATTATTTCTTCAACAGCAACAAAACCCTGCGCGTTCTTCAAAACGATTCTGATCCCGAGGGCGATCCCATCCGCGTGCTGAGCGTGAGCGAACCGGCGTTTGGCGGCACCATTGAATCGTTCAACGATACCAGTATCACTTATTCGCATGATGGACTGTTGTCCGCAAATCTCGAAACCGATTTCTTTCTCTACAAAATCACGGACGGCTTGAACCAGTCGCTCGATGCGTTTGTGACCATGCACTTTTGCCTGTGCCCGCTCGAGTGCCTTGCGCTTTTCCTGCCGCCGCCGGCATTGCGCACCGCGGCCGGCAGTGTCATTGCCGCCGCAATCGTCGACACCCTCGAGGTCGATCTCTTCCGCCGCTTCCGGGACGAGACGCTGCTGGCCACTCAAACCGGAACGCGCTTCGTGAATCTCTACTATCGCACCGCGCCGGAGGTGATGCCGCTGCTTCTCTTTGATCGCAGCGCTATCGGCATGCAGGCGGTGCGTGCCCTCGCCATGATGCAGCCGCCGCTGCGCAATCTGCTGGAGGGCGACGGCAGTGCACTCGTCACACAAACCCTGATCGATTCCGTGTCCGCGTTCTTGGACAGTCTCCGGGCTGTTGCCAGCGACTCGCTGCGCGATTCGCTGAATGTCGAACTTGCAAGGCTCGGTCCATTGCAGCAGTTGGTGGGGTTGTCCGTGGCGCAGGCTGTGGCAATGGCGCTCGGCAGCCGGACCCGCGTTGATGATACTCGTCTCGCAAAACCGCAGGAGTTCGTGTTGAAACAGAATTACCCGAATCCTTTCAATCCTGCGACTGAGATACGCTATCACTTGCCGCGGGCCACGCCGGTCGAGTTGGCCGTCTTCGATGTGCAGGGCCGAAAGGTCAGGACCTTGGTCGAGGGACGGCAGTCTGCTGGTGAAAAAGCTGTTGTTTGGGACGGCGCTGATGATCATGATCGCGCAGTACCTTCCGGAATCTATTTTTGCCGCTTGAGTGCGGGTGCATTCCGGGAAACGAAAAAAATGATCTTGCTGCAATAG
- a CDS encoding DinB family protein codes for MTELTRGSAFLQELKAEAPATRKCLERIPESRFGWKPHEKSMTMGYLALLVAEIPRWITYIVEKGEIDFATFGRFQPKTTAELVNHFDENLEGSSSALAKVTDQELDKTFFLKHQGQVLLSSPAGEIVGSSINHLVHHRGQLTVYMRLNDIPVPSIYGPSADEGTF; via the coding sequence ATGACTGAATTGACGCGAGGTTCAGCGTTTCTGCAAGAACTGAAGGCCGAAGCTCCTGCCACACGCAAATGTCTGGAACGCATACCGGAGAGCCGGTTTGGCTGGAAGCCGCATGAGAAATCCATGACCATGGGGTATCTCGCCCTGCTGGTTGCCGAAATCCCAAGATGGATAACTTACATCGTCGAGAAGGGTGAAATCGACTTTGCCACATTTGGACGTTTTCAGCCCAAAACTACGGCGGAATTGGTGAATCATTTTGATGAAAATCTTGAAGGCTCGAGTAGTGCACTGGCCAAAGTTACCGACCAGGAACTGGACAAGACTTTTTTTCTCAAACACCAGGGTCAGGTGCTGCTCAGCTCTCCTGCCGGAGAAATCGTTGGCTCATCCATAAACCATCTCGTGCATCACCGCGGACAACTGACTGTCTACATGCGTCTCAACGACATACCGGTGCCCTCCATTTATGGCCCTTCCGCAGATGAAGGAACTTTCTGA
- a CDS encoding nuclear transport factor 2 family protein codes for MKARVLQGSIVMVLVALLSAFARNQDDKQAVIKVVEEAYVQGVHAHPDGEAMRRGFHAEFIMFVQEGSKINKVTRDEWITRIAAAQAKGANKARPEIKAEFPLVEVTGSAAVVKVALYRDGKHTFTDYISLYKFDEGWKIVAKTFYRHPAKSE; via the coding sequence ATGAAAGCAAGAGTCCTGCAGGGTTCAATTGTCATGGTGCTGGTGGCCCTCCTGAGTGCATTCGCCCGGAATCAAGATGATAAACAGGCGGTGATCAAAGTCGTGGAAGAGGCCTACGTCCAGGGCGTGCACGCCCATCCTGACGGTGAGGCCATGCGCCGGGGCTTTCACGCGGAGTTCATCATGTTCGTGCAAGAGGGCAGCAAGATCAATAAAGTGACGCGTGATGAATGGATTACCCGCATTGCAGCCGCGCAGGCAAAAGGCGCAAACAAAGCCCGGCCGGAAATCAAAGCAGAATTCCCGCTGGTCGAGGTGACCGGCAGCGCGGCGGTCGTGAAGGTGGCGCTTTATCGCGACGGCAAACACACCTTCACTGATTACATTTCACTCTACAAATTCGACGAGGGCTGGAAGATCGTCGCCAAGACGTTCTATCGCCATCCCGCCAAATCGGAATGA
- a CDS encoding VOC family protein: MSTSYKPNRYNSVSPYLIVKGASDSIAFLKRVFGAVELRRFTDSAGRIMHAEVRIDDTVVMIAESVEGWPPVPAHVHIYVAEVDAIYQRALEAGAVPVQAPVKQDDEDKRGGVKEAGGTTWWIATRVG; encoded by the coding sequence ATGAGCACATCGTACAAGCCGAACCGCTACAATTCCGTTTCACCTTATCTCATTGTCAAAGGCGCAAGCGACAGCATTGCATTTCTCAAACGCGTCTTCGGCGCGGTTGAGCTGCGCCGCTTCACGGATTCCGCCGGAAGAATTATGCACGCTGAGGTTCGCATTGATGACACGGTCGTGATGATTGCCGAGAGTGTCGAAGGCTGGCCGCCGGTTCCGGCGCATGTGCATATTTATGTGGCGGAGGTTGATGCGATCTACCAACGTGCTTTGGAGGCCGGCGCTGTCCCGGTGCAAGCGCCGGTAAAGCAAGATGACGAAGACAAACGCGGCGGCGTCAAGGAGGCCGGCGGGACGACGTGGTGGATCGCGACGAGAGTTGGGTAG
- a CDS encoding DUF4386 domain-containing protein, producing MVPRALESSPRRLARTTGLFYLLTILAGICAQLFISGQLVVYGDAAATAANLLAHKRLFELGFSIYLLEMACQVAMTALFYILLKPVSSSLALLAACWSLTGCVIKTLSRLFYLAPLLVLGGTHDMTAFQPEQLQALALLFLKLNDQGAALALAFFGFSTSLNGYLMFRSTFLPRIIGGLSALAGVGWLTFLYPPLGYRLFPFVAPFALLVAAVLIFWLLRKGVDVQRWQERAGAKAM from the coding sequence ATGGTGCCCCGAGCATTGGAATCCTCGCCACGCCGGTTGGCCAGGACGACCGGTTTGTTCTATCTGCTCACCATCCTGGCGGGCATCTGCGCGCAGCTTTTCATCAGCGGCCAGCTCGTTGTGTACGGTGACGCCGCGGCCACGGCAGCCAACCTCCTGGCGCACAAGCGCCTGTTTGAGTTGGGATTCTCGATCTACCTCCTCGAAATGGCGTGCCAAGTCGCGATGACGGCGCTTTTCTATATTCTGCTCAAGCCGGTGAGCAGCAGTCTCGCTTTGCTGGCGGCGTGTTGGAGCCTCACCGGCTGCGTGATCAAGACCCTGAGCCGTCTCTTCTACCTTGCTCCCCTGCTCGTGCTGGGCGGCACGCACGACATGACTGCATTTCAGCCGGAGCAGTTGCAGGCGCTGGCACTGCTCTTTCTCAAATTGAATGACCAGGGCGCTGCGCTTGCCCTGGCGTTTTTCGGATTTTCCACAAGCCTGAATGGTTATCTCATGTTCAGGTCTACCTTCCTGCCACGGATCATCGGCGGGTTGTCGGCCCTTGCGGGTGTGGGCTGGCTGACCTTTTTGTATCCGCCACTCGGCTATCGTCTGTTTCCTTTTGTTGCCCCCTTCGCCCTGTTGGTGGCAGCCGTGCTGATTTTTTGGCTGCTCAGGAAGGGCGTGGACGTTCAACGCTGGCAAGAGCGGGCCGGCGCAAAGGCAATGTAG
- a CDS encoding DUF4386 domain-containing protein: MLYLLMIPSGVFSLIYVPGRLMVRGDAAATAANILASQSLFNIHTVNSLLSSVLFLFVALALYRLLKPVNPQHAALMVILVLVQVPVGIHDAMNQISALELLRGESLGSAFDKAQRDALAMVLLDPNNKAIFPIELFWGLWLFPLGLLVFRSGFLPRFLGLWLIVNGVAYVIISFTGMLWPQYLAIVNKITFPALFGEAAFPLWLLIMGAKPQPPAESVAAAPGR, translated from the coding sequence TTGTTGTACCTCCTCATGATACCCTCAGGCGTCTTCAGTCTCATCTATGTTCCCGGCAGGCTGATGGTGCGCGGCGATGCCGCCGCCACCGCCGCCAATATTCTCGCCTCGCAATCGCTCTTCAATATCCACACGGTGAACAGTCTGCTCTCCTCGGTCCTTTTTCTTTTCGTTGCCCTGGCCCTCTACCGGCTGCTCAAACCAGTGAACCCGCAACATGCCGCGCTCATGGTGATCCTGGTTCTCGTCCAGGTTCCGGTCGGCATTCACGACGCGATGAATCAGATCTCCGCTCTGGAACTCTTGCGCGGCGAGAGTTTGGGGTCCGCTTTCGACAAAGCGCAGCGGGACGCGCTGGCCATGGTGCTTCTCGATCCGAACAACAAGGCCATTTTTCCCATCGAACTCTTTTGGGGGCTGTGGCTCTTTCCCCTCGGACTGCTGGTTTTTCGTTCCGGCTTTTTGCCCCGCTTCTTGGGCCTCTGGCTGATCGTCAATGGAGTCGCCTATGTCATCATCAGTTTCACGGGGATGCTGTGGCCGCAGTACTTGGCGATCGTCAACAAGATCACCTTTCCCGCCCTCTTCGGAGAGGCGGCGTTCCCGTTGTGGCTGCTGATTATGGGGGCAAAGCCGCAGCCCCCGGCCGAATCAGTCGCCGCCGCTCCCGGCCGCTGA
- a CDS encoding SBBP repeat-containing protein: protein MNAKPTWTSISVVALVLLLFAGLLPKRFFQDQPVVPTNANSSGKAELAEAYGKLPLCFAANQGQTAEEVRFTARGKGYALFLTTQEAVFSLQKPVGGEQLSVFSEQLSIAAPKKSQMVATTSDEPRAASVIRLELAGANPAPRIQGLEQLPGKINQLKGNDPTHWRTNVATYAKIKYHAIYPGVDLVYYGNQQELEYDFIVAPGADPAAIKLGFAGVDELEVDSQADLVMHVADAQVRMHKPIIYQEQEGIRQEISGGYKLLASAADDDEGNGLPHVGFHVEAYDMSAPLVIDPILIYSTFLGGSDQDISNAIAVDGAGSAYITGFTSSLDFPVANALQPVCVCLDQDIFVTKLNPSGTALVYSTYLGGTRREAGFDITVDAAGNAYVSGWAQSSDFPLMNPAQPAFGGGDVDAVVFKLNPAGSALVFSTFLGGTGTVDYGNAIFADATGNVHVAGVTDSPNFPTVNAQQPLYAGGATDAFVTKFNATGSTLVYSSYLGGNARDSAQGIFVDNAGNAYLTGVTDSPDFPVANALQPTWAGLQDVFITKLNPSTAALAYSTFLGGSADDIGTDIARDASGNLYVTGQTASPDFPTANALQPALAGGRDAMVVKLNATASALVYSTFLGGSLDEYARDLAVDGTGSVYVAGWTLSSDFPTANPMQSTFAGGVYDGILAKLNPAGSALVYATYFGGTAEDRPTGLAVDVHGAAYMTGLTFSTDLPTLNAFQATPHGQRDVFVMKVTDAAVCNPFVFLANKVTLKRTKQHTPAGNIHSNGTLLVEKGDPSTYNSNLTAVGALTIQKDNTINGNVKSSLAVSNAGTVNGVISVGPVAIEPLPSKSYSAGGLNQTVPQNGALALAPGSYGIVTLNSGGTLQLTSGEYFINELRYPGSTAVIATDLASGAPVNINVVSNLQLGKEVEIRLLPNGESDSELVTFFTLQSTAVNIGKEAYFLGNLIAPNAAVALAKNSQLRGAICANEIVVERDCLFLHHDSPGTLPGAGNLPKASESEALAFHGDQTDAAGYGLLQNYPNPFNPTTRIGFKLQKAEHVALVIYTLAGQSVRELVSGEMAAGQHSFVWDARDDQGLPMASGVYLCVLRSASFSAQTKLLLMR, encoded by the coding sequence ATGAATGCCAAACCAACCTGGACCAGCATCTCAGTGGTGGCGCTTGTTCTGCTTCTCTTTGCAGGCCTGCTGCCCAAGAGATTTTTTCAGGACCAGCCGGTCGTCCCGACGAACGCGAATTCGTCCGGCAAGGCCGAGCTTGCAGAAGCTTACGGCAAGCTGCCGCTGTGCTTCGCAGCCAACCAGGGACAAACCGCGGAAGAGGTCCGGTTCACGGCGCGCGGTAAGGGCTATGCCCTGTTCTTGACCACGCAAGAAGCCGTGTTCTCGCTGCAAAAGCCCGTGGGCGGTGAGCAGTTGTCAGTTTTCAGTGAGCAGTTGTCAATTGCGGCGCCAAAGAAATCACAAATGGTCGCGACGACGAGCGACGAACCACGAGCCGCCAGCGTCATTCGTTTGGAGCTTGCCGGCGCGAATCCGGCGCCTCGCATACAGGGATTGGAGCAATTGCCCGGCAAGATCAACCAGCTCAAGGGCAATGATCCCACCCACTGGCGGACCAACGTTGCCACCTACGCCAAGATCAAATACCACGCGATATATCCTGGCGTCGATCTGGTTTATTACGGCAATCAGCAAGAATTGGAGTACGACTTCATCGTGGCACCGGGCGCGGATCCGGCCGCGATCAAGCTGGGATTTGCCGGCGTGGATGAACTCGAAGTGGATTCGCAAGCCGACTTGGTGATGCACGTCGCCGATGCGCAAGTGCGCATGCACAAGCCCATCATCTATCAGGAGCAGGAGGGCATTCGCCAGGAGATTTCCGGCGGCTACAAGCTGCTCGCGAGCGCGGCAGACGATGACGAAGGTAATGGCTTGCCGCACGTCGGCTTTCATGTCGAGGCTTATGACATGAGCGCGCCTCTCGTCATTGATCCGATTCTCATTTACTCCACTTTTCTCGGCGGCAGCGATCAGGATATCAGCAACGCGATCGCCGTGGACGGCGCGGGCAGCGCCTATATCACGGGATTCACCAGCTCGCTGGACTTCCCGGTGGCGAATGCTTTGCAGCCGGTTTGCGTTTGTCTCGACCAGGACATTTTCGTGACCAAGCTCAATCCCTCCGGCACCGCGCTCGTCTACTCCACTTATCTCGGCGGCACCCGGCGCGAAGCAGGTTTCGACATTACCGTGGACGCCGCCGGCAACGCTTATGTTTCCGGATGGGCCCAATCTTCCGATTTTCCCCTGATGAATCCCGCGCAACCGGCTTTTGGCGGCGGCGATGTCGACGCCGTCGTCTTCAAACTGAACCCCGCCGGGTCTGCACTCGTCTTTTCCACTTTTCTCGGCGGCACCGGAACAGTCGACTATGGCAACGCCATCTTTGCGGATGCGACGGGCAATGTCCATGTCGCCGGCGTGACGGATTCGCCGAATTTTCCCACGGTGAATGCGCAACAGCCGCTCTACGCCGGCGGCGCCACTGACGCTTTTGTCACCAAGTTCAATGCAACGGGTTCGACGCTGGTCTATTCCTCTTATCTGGGCGGCAACGCTCGCGATTCAGCACAAGGTATCTTTGTCGATAACGCCGGCAACGCCTATCTGACCGGCGTGACGGATTCACCGGACTTTCCGGTTGCGAATGCCTTGCAGCCAACTTGGGCTGGCTTGCAGGACGTCTTTATCACGAAGTTGAATCCGAGTACAGCGGCTCTGGCCTATTCCACTTTTCTCGGCGGCAGCGCTGACGATATCGGCACGGATATCGCGAGAGATGCCAGCGGCAATTTGTATGTGACGGGACAAACGGCCTCGCCGGATTTTCCGACGGCGAATGCGTTGCAGCCGGCGCTGGCCGGCGGCCGCGATGCCATGGTTGTGAAATTGAATGCCACGGCCTCGGCGCTCGTCTATTCCACGTTCCTCGGCGGCAGCCTGGACGAATATGCTCGTGACCTGGCCGTCGACGGTACGGGCAGTGTTTATGTGGCGGGCTGGACGCTGTCATCTGACTTTCCCACCGCTAATCCGATGCAATCGACTTTCGCCGGTGGCGTTTATGATGGCATCCTTGCCAAGTTGAATCCGGCGGGTTCGGCTTTGGTGTATGCCACTTATTTCGGCGGCACTGCCGAGGACCGGCCCACCGGCCTCGCTGTGGATGTTCACGGTGCCGCTTACATGACCGGCTTGACGTTTTCAACTGATCTCCCGACTCTGAATGCCTTCCAGGCAACGCCTCATGGTCAGCGCGATGTGTTTGTGATGAAAGTGACTGACGCCGCCGTGTGCAACCCTTTTGTCTTTCTCGCCAACAAAGTGACGCTCAAGCGTACCAAGCAACACACGCCGGCCGGCAACATTCATTCCAACGGCACACTGCTGGTGGAAAAAGGCGATCCCAGCACATACAACTCCAATCTCACCGCGGTGGGCGCGCTCACGATTCAAAAAGACAATACCATCAACGGCAACGTCAAGTCATCGCTCGCGGTCAGCAATGCCGGAACGGTCAACGGCGTGATCAGCGTGGGGCCGGTTGCCATCGAACCGTTGCCGAGCAAGAGCTACAGCGCCGGCGGCTTGAACCAAACCGTGCCGCAAAATGGTGCGCTCGCGCTGGCGCCGGGTTCGTATGGCATTGTTACCCTCAACAGCGGCGGCACACTGCAGCTTACCAGCGGCGAATATTTCATTAACGAGCTGCGCTATCCCGGCTCGACGGCAGTGATCGCGACTGATCTTGCCAGTGGCGCGCCGGTGAATATCAACGTCGTCAGCAATCTGCAATTGGGCAAGGAAGTGGAGATTCGCCTGTTGCCGAATGGCGAGAGCGATAGCGAGCTGGTGACCTTCTTCACGTTGCAGAGCACGGCTGTGAATATCGGAAAAGAAGCGTACTTTCTGGGCAACCTGATCGCACCGAATGCGGCCGTCGCGCTCGCCAAAAACAGCCAACTGCGCGGCGCGATTTGCGCCAACGAAATCGTGGTGGAACGCGATTGTTTGTTTCTGCACCATGACTCGCCCGGGACTCTGCCGGGAGCGGGAAATCTGCCGAAAGCATCCGAGTCTGAGGCGCTCGCGTTCCATGGTGATCAGACGGACGCAGCCGGCTACGGGCTGTTGCAGAACTACCCCAATCCGTTCAATCCCACGACTCGAATTGGCTTCAAGCTGCAAAAAGCCGAGCACGTCGCCCTCGTGATCTACACCCTGGCTGGACAAAGCGTGCGTGAGTTGGTTAGTGGCGAGATGGCCGCGGGCCAGCATAGCTTCGTGTGGGATGCAAGAGATGATCAGGGTTTGCCGATGGCGAGCGGCGTCTACCTGTGCGTGCTGCGGTCGGCTTCGTTCAGCGCGCAGACCAAGCTCTTGCTCATGCGCTAG